In the Aerosakkonema funiforme FACHB-1375 genome, one interval contains:
- a CDS encoding SUMF1/EgtB/PvdO family nonheme iron enzyme, translating into MTENTDRPREYDAVLGGQNPPPIDAAVLGGLQGVKRRLANPEVEVRVAALSDALKYGEAGLDLIIQALQNESNQVKSTAYSLLINIRGRKFRQQIANFLPSFEFDAIAVNKLGQKISIGRRVARYFLEDLDNDIFLEMVLIPGGSFLMGSPETEAERQSYESPQHKVKISSFCMGKYPVKQAQWKAVAALPQINISLNPDPSCFKGANLPVEQVLWEEAVEFCARLSQKTGYTYRLPSEAEWEYACRAGTTTPFYFGETITSELVNYHRGETDTSEAGTTPVGIFPPNFFGLYDMHGNVFEWCADSWHDNYEGAPSDGSFWKSNDPNKLLRGGSWAYYPRVCRSAFRFRSDGRQRYPVIGFRVVCVAAWNQ; encoded by the coding sequence ATGACAGAGAATACCGATCGACCCAGAGAATATGATGCCGTGTTGGGCGGTCAAAACCCGCCGCCTATTGATGCGGCTGTTTTAGGAGGATTGCAAGGCGTTAAACGACGGTTAGCAAATCCAGAAGTAGAAGTAAGAGTTGCGGCACTTTCCGATGCACTTAAATATGGAGAAGCAGGCTTAGATTTGATAATTCAAGCTTTGCAAAATGAATCAAATCAGGTAAAATCTACTGCTTATTCTTTGCTCATAAATATAAGAGGAAGAAAATTTAGACAGCAAATAGCTAATTTTTTACCCAGCTTTGAGTTTGATGCGATCGCAGTCAATAAATTGGGACAAAAAATTAGTATTGGTCGTCGGGTTGCCAGATATTTCTTAGAAGATTTAGACAATGACATTTTTTTAGAAATGGTGTTAATTCCAGGGGGAAGTTTCCTGATGGGTTCGCCGGAAACCGAGGCGGAAAGACAAAGTTATGAAAGCCCTCAACATAAGGTAAAAATTTCATCGTTTTGCATGGGCAAATATCCTGTGAAGCAAGCACAATGGAAAGCCGTTGCAGCTTTACCTCAAATCAATATTTCACTAAATCCAGATCCATCCTGTTTTAAAGGTGCAAATCTACCGGTGGAGCAGGTATTATGGGAAGAAGCAGTGGAATTTTGTGCGAGATTGTCTCAAAAAACTGGATACACTTATCGGTTACCCAGCGAAGCCGAATGGGAATATGCTTGTCGCGCTGGAACAACAACACCTTTTTATTTTGGGGAAACAATTACAAGCGAACTGGTGAATTACCACCGGGGAGAGACTGACACCTCTGAAGCCGGAACAACACCAGTCGGAATTTTTCCTCCTAACTTTTTTGGATTATACGATATGCACGGGAATGTGTTTGAATGGTGTGCTGATTCTTGGCATGACAATTATGAAGGTGCCCCCAGCGATGGTAGTTTTTGGAAATCTAACGATCCAAACAAGCTGCTGCGCGGCGGTTCTTGGGCTTACTATCCCAGAGTTTGTCGTTCGGCGTTTCGCTTCCGTAGCGATGGGAGGCAAAGGTACCCAGTTATCGGTTTTCGGGTCGTGTGTGTTGCTGCGTGGAATCAGTAG